From one Phocoena sinus isolate mPhoSin1 chromosome 4, mPhoSin1.pri, whole genome shotgun sequence genomic stretch:
- the LOC116752728 gene encoding uncharacterized protein LOC116752728: MAKSLGYVFRVLQGGRGHLLQEQRAGPSAGPVVRWLLPEGALVPPNPSPCSQGAADPSCSPAPVGSGWGYTALDESRFKGPQTPSVHMATLERRQGLASGGVCAEGAGLTDGWGLPQASQLATAQATPGGNGSQMLLSGLGVSLPMGELAGTQTQCTPKAGLPTQPPGPGKGVRTPSHAPSTSGRQVADGEVRCLLAAGPNCSGDTKCELIAGPARASGPHTPGWGSFTVTQRSLLGFSYFSAAAFLGWRETLSGPPPAAAQPWSSQLPESGSPFLTSPGTSRLPSSSWQLLVHWSPEFVQPEKSHRCPGEDGPSGTIVRPGSPPPGSPPPGVCLCALPLCQLTPCVYPATSPLRHRALHLRSLLRLLTSSRPLSDKTLLFNPDEGLGTSSLRYPVTSICIQQALSAAPLSCLRMRTLRPSKVVILPKVTQRRGSEQFGERPSGPARGAFTAALRYSRSKPPRRPTRWCLGSEDAGVPAGAPGHPVPQQATPPEGSLQPPRAPGSGSSTPTAALDPRIVGKRDL; this comes from the exons ATGGCCAAGAGCCTGGGCTACGTCTTCAGGGTCCTgcagggtgggaggggccacCTGCTCCAGGAGCAGCGGGCGGGCCCCTCAGCTGGGCCGGTGGTCAGGTGGCTTCTCCCAGAAGGGGCTCTGGTGCCGCCcaacccctccccctgctcccaaGGGGCGGCAGACCCATCCTGCTCTCCGGCCCCcgtggggtcggggtgggggtaCACAGCGCTGGATGAGTCAAGGTTTAAAG GCCCACAGACCCCCAGCGTGCATATGGCCACTTTGGAGAGAAGGCAGGGCCTGGCCTCAGGTGGTGTCTGTGCAGAGGGCGCGGGGCTGACTGATGGCTGGGGGCTGCCCCAGGCCAGCCAGCTGGCCACGGCCCAGGCCACACCAGGAGGAAATGGGTCCCAGATGTTGCTGAGTGGGCTGGGTGTGAGCCTCCCGAT GGGTGAGCTGGCTGGCACACAGACCCAATGCACCCCCAAGGCAGGGCTCCCCACTCAGCCTCCTGGGCCAGGGAAGGGAGTAAGGACCCCCTCCCACGCCCCCAGCACCTCAGGCAGGCAGGTGGCAGACGGGGAGGTCAGGTGTCTGCTGGCCGCAGGTCCAAACTGCTCAGGAGACACCAAGTGTGAGCTGATCGCTGGCCCAGCACGAGCTTCAGGACCCCACACGCCAGGCTGGGGGTCTTTCACCGTCACTCAGAGAAGTTTGCTGGGTTTCTCTTATTTCTCAGCAGCTGCCttcctggggtggagggagaccTTGTCTGGACCCCCACCTGCTGCCGCCCAGCCCTGGTCCTCACAACTCCCAGAGTCTGGAAGCCCCTTTCTCACCTCTCCAGGGACCTCTCGGCTCCCCAGTTCGTCCTGGCAGCTTCTTGTTCACTGGAGCCCAGAGTTCGTGCAGCCAGAGAAGAGCCACAGATGCCCAGGGGAGGATGGCCCCTCCGGGACAATCGTCCGTCCAGGCTCACCACCTCCAGGCAGTCCTCCCCCTGGGGTCTGTCTGTGTGCCCTTCCTCTGTGCCAGCTCACCCCTTGTGTCTACCCAGCCACCAGCCCCTTACGACACCGGGCTCTGCACCTGAGGTCCCTACTCCGGCTTCTGACTTCCAGTCGCCCCTTGTCTGATAAAACCCTGCTCTTCAATCCC GATGAGGGTCTGGGGACCTCCAGCCTGAGGTATCCCGTAACATCCATCTGCATACAGCAGGCACTCAGCGCTGCTCCACTGAGCTGTCTCAGG atgaggactttGAGGCCCAGCAAGGTCGtgatcttgcccaaggtcacacagaggagGGGAAGTGAGCAGTTTGGAGAGCGACCCTCTGGCCCTGCACGCGGGGCCTTCACCGCTGCTCTGCGTTACTCCCGCTCCAAGCCTCCCAGGAGGCCGACGCGGTGGTGTCTCGGGTCTGAAGATGCTGGCGTTCCTGCAGGGGCCCCTGGACACCCCGTCCCTCAACAGGCGACCCCTCCAGAAGGGAGTTTGCAGCCACCCAGGGCCCCGGGGTCTGGGTCGTCCACACCCACTGCGGCTCTTGACCCACGGATCGTGGGGAAACGAGATTTATAA